One Gossypium raimondii isolate GPD5lz chromosome 3, ASM2569854v1, whole genome shotgun sequence genomic window carries:
- the LOC105795943 gene encoding uncharacterized protein LOC105795943, whose protein sequence is MGKEHCKAITLRSGKQTGEPTTDSTVAPQDTSEVIPSEKVEFEELVEVSAQSDVPPPLPFPQRFRENEQDKQYQQFLNKLKQLQVNIILVDALVKILNYEKFMKELLSKKKKLSDIETILLTKGCSVVLTNKLPPKMKDPGSFTIPCSIENHYLGKTLCDLGASINLMPLSTFPNDIATSRSILGST, encoded by the exons ATGGGGAAAGAACACTGCAAGGCTATCactcttaggagtggtaaacaaactggCGAGCCCACTACAGACTCTACTGTAGCACCTCAAGATACTAGTGAAGTGATCCCTAGTGAGAAGGTTGAATTTGAAGAGCTTGTCGAA GTGTCGGCGCAATCAGATGTACCTCCACCTTTACCTTTTCCACAAAGATTCAGGGAGAATGAGCAGGATAAACAGTACCAACAGTTCCTGAACAAACTAAAGCAACTTCAGgtcaatattattttagtagACGCTCTTGTAAAAATCTTGAATTATGAGAAATTTATGAAGGAgctcttgtccaagaagaagaaaCTCAGTGATATAGAAACTATTTTACTCACAAAGGGTTGTAGTGTTGTTTTGACAAATAAGTTGCCCCCCAAAATGAAAGATCCTGGGAGCtttactatcccatgttcaattgaaAACCATTATTTGGGAAAGACTTTATGTGACTTGGGAGCTAGTATcaacctaatgccactatcCACTTTCCCTAATGACATTGCAACTAGCAGATCGATCCTTGGCTCAACTTGA